A single genomic interval of Helianthus annuus cultivar XRQ/B chromosome 6, HanXRQr2.0-SUNRISE, whole genome shotgun sequence harbors:
- the LOC118479716 gene encoding uncharacterized protein LOC118479716: MTSFLNKGLQHLLHLYNDACGTVALHEARIKQLESTVADQGAIAEVKSRHYEDKLKKVTQDAELKLATMQMDHDQAMINFRERIKTSAIVSLLQARIKMAYEAKETGLVCPSWPIESWVAKLKELGGKAVPLPSEAGESSKSAGVADQAGDKKDAGADAGEDAGQDAGEDAGAEKPGKAGEDAAV; this comes from the exons atgacatccttcctcaacaag ggcctccagcatttgcTCCACTTGTACAACGATGCATGTGGTACCGTCGCCCTTCATGAAGCCAGGATCAAACAGCTCGAAAGCACCGTtgctgaccaaggtgccattgctgaagtGAAGAGCCGGCACTATGAGGATAAGCTGAAAAAGGTCACCCAGGATGCTGAGCTCAAATTGGCCACCATGCAAATGGATCACGATCAGGccatgatcaatttccgggaAAGAATCAAGACTTCCGCTATTGTCTCCCTGTtacaagcacgcatcaagatggcctatgaggccaaggagacaggtctTGTTTGCCCATCCTGGCCAATTGAATCCTGGGTAGCCAAGCTGAAGGAGCTCGGAGGCAAGGCTGTGCCACTCCCATCTGAAGCCGGTGAATCTTCCAAGTCAGCAGGGGTGGcggatcaggctggagacaagaaggatgctggagcggatgctggtgaggatgctggacaggatgctggagaggatgccggtgctgagaagccggggaaagcaggagaggatgccgctgtgtga